One Glycine max cultivar Williams 82 chromosome 4, Glycine_max_v4.0, whole genome shotgun sequence DNA segment encodes these proteins:
- the LOC100793040 gene encoding uncharacterized protein, giving the protein MGSACCVAAKDHTIPSTSRTGGESLNRNAVCSPSWSFRWDSWGRVAGEIEDPSFHTSRRVSRNVSMELKGSLSSERGNLSDWGSTLDNSVTPLSLKSPVREHLVTSQMTPSSDLSMSSNCSAVVKNLIESPEIAESSIPNRSVPSVFSIPTTDPMTNHNYHNLPNSTPSRWAHCSPGHPLLTQISDSRILGLKSPDNSISEGRPSFVLSNCSNDMATGSQCGSSDGWSMRTFSEMVAPSQKERWSFDSEYSGSGRHKISGTSSRFSYSPSMDLQSCGACSKLLTERSAWGSQKFIASSDLSVVAVLVCGHVYHAECLETITPEADSYDPACPICMVGEKHMSKLSKKGFRTESETKAKNYKISRNRVVDSYVDGGIDVFDRLKDIVSKMEPSSSSTTSSFGKPFLRRHFSLGSKWSRSLLENDSARKKGFWARYRKD; this is encoded by the exons ATGGGATCAGCTTGTTGTGTTGCTGCAAAGGATCATACTATTCCCAGCACTAGCAGAACTGGAGGTGAAAGTTTAAATAGAAATGCTGTATGTTCGCCATCATGGAGTTTTCGTTGGGATAGTTGGGGCCGTGTTGCTGGTGAAATTGAGGATCCTTCCTTTCACACATCTCGCAGAGTCAGCAGAAATGTCAGCATGGAGTTAAAAGGGTCATTAAGTTCTGAAAGAGGCAATTTATCTGATTGGGGAAGCACCCTGGATAATTCTGTAACACCTTTGTCTCTGAAGTCCCCTGTTCGGGAGCATTTGGTTACAAGTCAGATGACTCCATCTTCAG ATCTATCCATGTCAAGTAATTGCTCTGCAGTG GTGAAGAATCTGATTGAATCACCAGAGATTGCAGAATCTTCAATACCAAATCGTTCAGTACCTTCAGTTTTCTCAATCCCTACGACAGATCCAATGACTAATCATAATTATCACAATCTTCCTAACTCAACACCATCCAGATGGGCTCATTGTTCTCCCGGACACCCACTGTTAACACAAATTTCTGATAGTCGAATTCTGGGTCTTAAATCACCTGACAACTCAATTTCTGAAGGCAGGCCATCATTTGTACTCTCCAACTGTAGCAATGATATGGCAACAGGATCCCAATGCGGGTCATCTGATGGCTGGTCTATGCGCACCTTTTCTGAAATGGTGGCCCCATCTCAAAAGGAAAGGTGGTCTTTTGATAGCGAGTATTCAGGTTCAGGACGTCACAAGATAAGTGGAACTAGTAGCAGGTTCTCGTATTCCCCCTCCATGGATTTACAATCTTGTGGGGCTTGCTCGAAGCTCTTGACCGAGAGATCTGCATGGGGCAGCCAGAAATTTATTGCCAGCAGTGACCTCTCAGTTGTTGCTGTACTGGTCTGTGGTCATGTTTATCATGCGGAATGCTTGGAGACTATAACACCAGAGGCAGATAGTTATGATCCAGCTTGTCCAATTTGTATGGTTGGAGAGAAGCACATGTCAAAGTTATCCAAAAAAGGTTTTAGGACTGAATCAGAGACAAAGGCCAAGAATTACAAAATATCCAGAAACCGAGTAGTTGATAGCTACGTTGATGGTGGGATAGATGTTTTTGATCGCCTCAAAGATATAGTTTCAAAGATGGAGCCCAGTAGCTCCAGTACAACGAGTTCATTTGGAAAACCCTTCTTGAGGCGCCATTTTTCGTTGGGATCTAAGTGGAGCCGGTCCCTATTGGAGAATGATTCTGCCAGGAAGAAGGGCTTTTGGGCAAGATATCGCAAAGACTGA
- the BZIP44 gene encoding bZIP transcription factor bZIP44, with translation MSMSMASSSGNSSISTKSQSSGSEGDLQVVITDERKNKRKQSNRESARRSRMRKRNHLDQLTKQLSQLAKNNGEILATIDITTQHYLNVEAENSILRAQMGELSQRLQSLNDIVHDIIINTTTTYERDCYLTSAQNFTTTTYTLCLNQPVFQW, from the coding sequence atgtcCATGTCCATGGCCTCATCAAGTGGAAACTCCTCTATTAGCACAAAATCTCAGAGCTCAGGGTCTGAGGGTGATTTGCAGGTCGTGATAACAGACGAGAGGAAGAACAAGAGGAAGCAATCGAATCGTGAATCGGCGAGAAGATCTCGGATGCGAAAGCGTAACCACTTGGACCAACTCACTAAGCAGCTCTCACAGCTCGCAAAGAACAACGGCGAAATCCTCGCCACCATAGACATCACCACGCAGCACTATCTGAACGTTGAGGCAGAGAATTCCATTCTAAGGGCCCAAATGGGTGAGCTTAGCCAACGGCTCCAATCGCTCAACGACATCGTCCacgacatcatcatcaacacAACCACCACCTACGAAAGGGACTGTTATCTAACAAGCGCACAAAatttcaccaccaccacctacaCGCTCTGTCTTAACCAACCCGTTTTTCAGTGGTGA
- the LOC100788475 gene encoding 26S proteasome regulatory subunit 10B homolog A, with product MAEAEDAVRRRNAVAEYRKKLLQHKELESRVRSVRENLRASKKEFNKTEDDLKSLQSVGQIIGEVLRPLDNERLIVKASSGPRYVVGCRSKVDKEKLTSGTRVVLDMTTLTIMRALPREVDPVVYNMLHEDPGNISYSAVGGLSDQIRELRESIELPLMNPELFLRVGIKPPKGVLLYGPPGTGKTLLARAIASNIDANFLKVVSSAIIDKYIGESARLIREMFGYARDHQPCIIFMDEIDAIGGRRFSEGTSADREIQRTLMELLNQLDGFDQLGKVKMIMATNRPDVLDPALLRPGRLDRKIEIPLPNEQSRMEILKIHAAGIAKHGEIDYEAVVKLAEGFNGADLRNVCTEAGMAAIRAERDYVIHEDFMKAVRKLNEAKKLESSAHYSADFGKD from the exons ATGGCTGAAGCAGAGGATGCCGTAAGACGCCGTAATGCGGTCGCCGAGTATCGGAAGAAACTTCTCCAGCACAAGGAATTGGAATCCAGAGTCCGATCCG TCAGGGAGAATTTGCGAGCTTCAAAGAAAGAGTTCAATAAAACAGAAGATGATTTGAAATCTCTTCAAAGTGTTGGGCAGATTATTGGCGAAGTTCTCAGGCCTCTTGACAATGAACGCC TGATTGTTAAAGCAAGCAGTGGTCCCAGGTATGTGGTTGGTTGCCGCAGTAAAGTGGATAAGGAAAAATTGACTTCAGGGACAAGGGTGGTTCTTGATATGACAACACTCACCATAATGCGAGCTCTTCCTCGAGAA GTTGATCCAGTAGTTTACAATATGTTGCATGAAGATCCTGGTAATATCAGCTACTCAGCTGTTGGTGGCTTATCTGATCAGATCAGGGAATTGAGGGAGTCAATTGAACTGCCTCTAATGAATCCTGAGCTCTTCCTTCGAGTTGGAATTAAACCTCCAAAG GGTGTTCTCCTTTACGGGCCTCCTGGTACTGGTAAAACATTGTTAGCTAGGGCAATTGCAAGTAATATAGATGCAAATTTCCTAAAG GTTGTTTCAAGTGCCATAATTGATAAGTACATTGGAGAAAGTGCCAGGTTAATCAGAGAGATGTTTGGTTATGCACGTGATCACCAG CCTTGCATCATTTTTATGGATGAGATCGATGCCATTGGAGGTCGCCGTTTCAGTGAGGGAACAAGTGCAGATCGTGAGATTCAGAGAACGCTAATGGAGCTGCTTAATCAACTTGATGGATTTGATCAACTTGGAAAG GTTAAAATGATAATGGCAACAAACCGACCTGATGTACTTGACCCTGCTCTCCTGCGTCCTGGGAGATTggatagaaaaatagaaatcCCTCTGCCTAATGAACAATCAAGGATGGAAATTCTTAAGATTCATGCTGCTGGTATCGCTAAGCATGGTGAAATAGACTATGAAGCTGTTGTGAAGCTTGCAGAG GGATTTAATGGGGCTGATCTTCGAAATGTCTGCACAGAAGCTGGAATGGCAGCAATTCGTGCAGAGCGTGATTATGTGATCCATGAAGATTTTATGAAG GCTGTTAGGAAACTGAACGAGGCAAAGAAACTTGAATCCAGTGCGCACTACAGTGCTGATTTTGGTAAAGACTAG